One region of Cyanobium sp. M30B3 genomic DNA includes:
- a CDS encoding exo-alpha-sialidase, protein MDRVSRRQVLSGLGGAGLAALLAGERLAQSRASGMDGGLISLPFMSGDNSYSCYRTPGLAVSERGTVLAFCGGRVDNCRDEGNIDVVLRRSSDGGRSWGPLQVIANDGPNPCKIPLPVVLPGGRILLLWLWNASVRREADRGKRFLRVTHSDDDGLSWARSRDITDQVRLPGWKPWYGIGPGHGIVKQLEPGAGRIVVPARHSVRGAGSASHLLLSDDGGQSWRVGAIAGFRPSSECAVAELGDGSLMLNSRSGGQRVVSISRDGGETMASSAPEPQLIEPANGCQASLLTYAFGADRQATLLFANPADPLVRTNGRLRLSRDNGRHWSRGFGYGQGPGSFSGYSDLARFADGDVALLVESGASHEKRRGKDRRHDGIAFQRIPFTLLAQS, encoded by the coding sequence GTGGACCGCGTGTCTCGCCGCCAGGTGCTCAGCGGACTGGGCGGAGCTGGCCTTGCCGCCCTGCTGGCCGGCGAACGGCTCGCGCAGAGCCGCGCCAGCGGCATGGATGGTGGGCTGATCAGCCTGCCTTTTATGTCCGGTGACAACAGTTACAGCTGCTATCGCACGCCGGGGCTGGCGGTGAGCGAGCGGGGCACGGTGCTGGCCTTCTGCGGCGGGCGGGTGGACAACTGCCGCGACGAGGGCAACATCGACGTGGTGCTGCGCCGCTCCAGCGACGGCGGCCGCAGCTGGGGGCCGCTGCAGGTGATTGCCAACGACGGCCCCAACCCCTGCAAGATCCCCCTGCCGGTGGTGCTGCCGGGCGGGCGGATTCTGCTGCTCTGGCTGTGGAATGCCTCGGTTCGGCGCGAGGCCGACCGGGGCAAGCGCTTCCTGCGGGTGACCCACTCTGACGACGACGGGCTCAGCTGGGCCCGCTCGCGCGATATCACCGACCAGGTGCGGCTGCCGGGATGGAAGCCGTGGTACGGCATCGGCCCGGGGCACGGAATCGTGAAACAGCTGGAACCCGGCGCCGGTCGCATCGTGGTGCCGGCGCGCCACAGCGTTCGCGGCGCCGGCAGCGCCTCGCACCTGCTGCTCTCCGACGACGGCGGCCAGAGCTGGCGGGTGGGTGCGATCGCCGGTTTCCGGCCCTCCAGCGAGTGCGCGGTGGCTGAACTGGGCGATGGCAGCCTGATGCTGAACAGCCGCAGCGGCGGCCAACGGGTGGTGAGCATCAGCCGGGACGGGGGCGAGACGATGGCCAGCAGCGCCCCCGAGCCCCAGCTGATCGAACCGGCCAATGGCTGCCAGGCCAGCCTGCTCACCTATGCCTTCGGGGCCGACCGCCAGGCCACGCTGCTGTTCGCCAACCCCGCCGATCCCCTCGTGCGCACCAACGGCCGGCTGCGGCTGAGCCGGGACAACGGCCGGCACTGGAGCCGGGGCTTCGGCTACGGCCAGGGGCCCGGCAGTTTCAGCGGCTACAGCGACCTGGCCCGCTTTGCCGATGGGGACGTGGCCCTGCTGGTGGAGTCGGGTGCCAGCCATGAAAAGCGGCGCGGCAAGGACCGCCGCCACGACGGTATCGCCTTCCAGCGGATCCCCTTCACGCTGCTGGCTCAGTCCTGA
- a CDS encoding ABC transporter ATP-binding protein, which produces MNTVAAPMAQRLPPQQPAPILALHDASKDVVEGANQSYPAFRNLSLQIFPGERLAVFAVNGPESRALVACLSGVESLDSGVLVQEGSVSWPLGTNEAFSNKLSGYVNARFAAEVYSLPGEIDANLRLIRELSGLTDKLFHQPLSDLPAAMKDALKLAVSMVFDFDVLAVSRLKGWDHRSIDPQAVRIRECFERRIDGRTLVMSANGQNTLALDYCDEGLALVNGKLVYRGDPEVCLHLVKEESKRLKAERRESLRRRLATIIAARDDSSDDEEDDDLDSRSLGAVKG; this is translated from the coding sequence ATGAACACGGTTGCCGCGCCCATGGCCCAGAGGTTGCCCCCCCAGCAGCCGGCCCCCATTCTTGCCTTGCATGACGCTTCCAAAGATGTTGTGGAAGGCGCCAACCAATCCTATCCAGCTTTTCGCAACTTGTCGCTCCAGATCTTTCCTGGTGAGCGGCTCGCTGTTTTTGCCGTGAACGGCCCTGAATCCAGGGCCTTGGTGGCTTGTTTGAGCGGGGTTGAATCGCTCGACTCCGGTGTTCTCGTGCAGGAAGGTTCAGTGTCGTGGCCCCTGGGGACCAACGAAGCATTCTCGAATAAGCTTAGCGGTTATGTGAATGCAAGATTCGCCGCTGAAGTTTATAGCTTGCCTGGTGAAATCGATGCCAATCTGCGTCTGATCCGAGAGCTCTCTGGCCTCACCGATAAACTCTTCCACCAGCCCCTGTCGGATCTGCCGGCAGCCATGAAGGATGCGCTGAAGCTGGCCGTATCGATGGTTTTTGATTTTGACGTGCTTGCCGTGAGTCGCCTCAAGGGTTGGGACCATCGCAGCATTGATCCCCAGGCGGTGCGCATCCGGGAGTGCTTTGAGCGGCGCATTGATGGGCGTACATTGGTGATGAGCGCCAATGGACAGAACACACTTGCACTGGATTACTGCGACGAAGGACTTGCTCTCGTCAATGGCAAGCTCGTGTATCGCGGCGATCCTGAAGTCTGTCTTCATTTGGTCAAAGAAGAGTCCAAGCGTCTGAAAGCGGAACGCCGTGAAAGCTTGCGTCGTCGTCTTGCCACAATCATTGCTGCGCGCGACGATTCATCAGATGATGAGGAAGATGATGATCTGGACTCTCGGTCGCTCGGGGCTGTAAAGGGTTGA
- a CDS encoding ABC transporter permease, which translates to MSRFSPARLVAQLLLQFRLVGAVARREMQIRAAKGSFGLLGVFIEPLALIATFLALRIFLRGGGDSTYMNVVLWLAMGFVPFFMFADIAIKAISGVEKNSELYFYRRLKPLDTLLGNTLLLSQIFGSLLLVFVLGVSLWDWQFALQDIGLAVFIFVGIALLGFGVGLVTLIVGHRLPFVAWIMKMFLRRILLWTSCIFFPISIVPDVARPWILWNPIAHGIELMRIAANPAYPAPGVSPLYFWTWVVGSVGFGLFIYGNNEELLFAVDKQGPASDSLDDD; encoded by the coding sequence ATGTCACGTTTTTCCCCTGCTCGCCTTGTGGCACAACTGCTCTTGCAGTTCCGCCTTGTTGGAGCTGTAGCGCGGCGGGAAATGCAGATTCGTGCTGCCAAGGGATCCTTCGGGCTGCTTGGTGTTTTTATTGAACCACTTGCCCTGATCGCCACCTTTCTTGCCCTGCGCATCTTCCTGCGTGGGGGCGGTGATAGCACCTACATGAATGTGGTGCTCTGGCTCGCCATGGGATTTGTGCCTTTCTTCATGTTCGCTGATATCGCCATTAAGGCCATCAGTGGTGTGGAGAAAAATAGTGAGTTGTATTTTTATCGGCGCCTCAAACCGCTGGACACCCTGTTGGGGAATACATTGCTTCTCTCCCAGATCTTTGGCAGTTTGTTATTGGTGTTTGTGCTGGGTGTGTCGCTTTGGGACTGGCAGTTTGCCCTGCAGGATATCGGGCTGGCTGTGTTTATTTTTGTGGGAATCGCCCTGCTTGGCTTTGGGGTTGGACTGGTTACGTTGATTGTGGGGCACCGTTTGCCATTTGTGGCCTGGATTATGAAAATGTTTTTGCGGCGAATCCTGTTGTGGACATCTTGTATCTTCTTCCCAATCAGTATTGTTCCGGATGTGGCGCGTCCATGGATCCTCTGGAATCCAATCGCCCATGGAATCGAACTGATGCGAATCGCTGCTAATCCTGCCTATCCCGCCCCGGGGGTCAGCCCTCTGTACTTCTGGACATGGGTGGTGGGTTCCGTGGGCTTCGGGTTGTTTATCTATGGCAACAATGAAGAGCTTTTGTTTGCGGTTGATAAGCAAGGACCAGCTTCCGATTCCCTTGACGATGATTAG
- a CDS encoding sugar ABC transporter — protein sequence MRRRTTLALQAPWHGILGLWRTRSEPSVVSGAEPQDAESGDAQRSITGLNLRRRLRAPIEPVIALPWPLILGGLVVMGSAFYFFGIGRNRYQVQSSFIVRLPETPASTGSSLLGATLAGPTMLGSLEDGRFLAVYLTSPEVMRRVFLRLKPEQNWARDRRDPFAGLAADANINQQIDFFRRQVHVVPQDLTGVINLSTIGLAPDPSFQLNRLLLQEAELFLNQINQNISATQQAFAEQEVQRARRRLDAASLALNRFKNQYGELDPAQAASGTNAYITALESKLVDLRVQEASLKRQFKDPSTPEVAYVTDQVRELEREIGEERARLVNPDGRDLNRLVADGSKLETEVLLATEALKSAITAADNSRQRTQQQVKFLVRLADPVLPEMQSMDWRWKGFLASLGGLVVLWGIGSFVLGIADRR from the coding sequence TTGAGGCGTCGCACAACCCTGGCCCTGCAAGCGCCTTGGCACGGAATCCTCGGCCTGTGGAGGACGCGCTCTGAACCGTCGGTGGTGAGCGGTGCAGAGCCACAGGATGCTGAGTCGGGCGACGCGCAGCGTTCGATCACCGGTCTGAACCTGCGTCGTCGTCTCCGCGCTCCGATCGAGCCGGTGATCGCTCTGCCCTGGCCCCTGATCCTGGGTGGGTTGGTCGTGATGGGGTCGGCCTTCTATTTTTTTGGTATTGGCCGTAATCGTTACCAGGTTCAGTCCAGTTTTATCGTGCGCCTGCCGGAAACTCCAGCGAGTACCGGATCCAGTCTTCTCGGAGCCACCCTGGCTGGGCCCACCATGTTGGGTTCACTCGAGGATGGTCGCTTTCTTGCTGTTTATCTCACCTCTCCAGAGGTGATGCGACGCGTTTTCTTGCGCTTAAAGCCAGAGCAGAACTGGGCTCGAGATCGTCGTGATCCATTTGCCGGGCTGGCTGCCGACGCCAATATCAATCAGCAGATCGATTTTTTCCGCCGTCAGGTTCATGTTGTGCCCCAAGACTTAACCGGTGTGATCAATCTCTCGACCATTGGTCTTGCCCCTGATCCGTCGTTTCAGCTCAATCGCCTGTTGCTGCAAGAGGCCGAACTCTTCCTGAATCAGATTAATCAGAACATCAGCGCAACCCAGCAGGCCTTTGCTGAGCAGGAGGTTCAGCGTGCCCGCAGGAGGTTGGATGCGGCGTCGCTTGCGTTGAACAGGTTCAAGAATCAATATGGCGAGCTGGATCCTGCCCAGGCTGCATCTGGCACCAACGCTTACATTACAGCCCTCGAAAGTAAGCTGGTTGACCTGAGGGTCCAGGAGGCCAGTCTCAAGCGTCAATTCAAAGACCCCAGCACCCCTGAAGTGGCCTACGTCACTGATCAGGTGCGTGAACTTGAACGTGAGATTGGCGAAGAGCGGGCGCGTCTGGTTAATCCCGATGGCCGTGATCTCAATCGCCTGGTGGCCGATGGCTCCAAGCTGGAAACTGAGGTTCTGCTTGCCACGGAGGCTCTGAAATCGGCGATTACGGCAGCTGATAACAGCCGCCAGCGGACGCAACAGCAGGTGAAGTTTCTGGTGCGGCTGGCTGATCCAGTGCTTCCTGAAATGCAGTCCATGGATTGGCGCTGGAAAGGGTTTCTTGCCAGCCTTGGCGGGTTGGTGGTGCTGTGGGGAATCGGCTCCTTTGTGCTGGGTATCGCTGACCGTCGTTGA